Proteins encoded in a region of the Bacillus marinisedimentorum genome:
- a CDS encoding TetR/AcrR family transcriptional regulator: MARKKLEHQELMKVTEALLLEKGYDGFHFKALAEQLNIGRSTIYEYYANKEELVTAYMLDVMQKVMAEIGENASIDDPLEQMKAHLQTFMKYSQVHHIIQMIPLVNPAASPRVKLALKKLSDDHKVLYRSMIHLIERGKMNGQIRTDYPSPVIASMFFIAIQLTPDTQETDYAAWGDMIFNLIYEGMG; encoded by the coding sequence ATGGCGCGGAAGAAACTTGAGCATCAGGAGTTAATGAAGGTGACGGAGGCATTGCTGCTGGAGAAGGGCTATGATGGCTTCCATTTCAAGGCACTTGCAGAACAGCTGAATATTGGCCGGAGTACGATTTATGAGTATTATGCGAATAAGGAAGAGCTTGTGACCGCATATATGCTGGATGTCATGCAGAAGGTTATGGCTGAAATCGGTGAGAACGCCAGCATTGATGATCCGCTGGAACAAATGAAAGCCCACCTTCAGACATTCATGAAATATTCCCAGGTCCATCACATTATTCAAATGATTCCTCTCGTTAATCCTGCCGCTTCACCGCGTGTGAAGCTTGCGCTAAAGAAATTATCAGACGACCATAAAGTCCTCTACCGATCTATGATCCATTTGATTGAACGCGGAAAAATGAACGGACAAATTCGAACCGATTATCCGAGTCCTGTCATAGCGAGTATGTTTTTTATTGCCATCCAATTAACGCCTGATACCCAGGAAACAGACTATGCTGCCTGGGGTGACATGATCTTCAATCTTATTTATGAAGGTATGGGATAG
- a CDS encoding MMPL family transporter, producing the protein MKNALNAVTFFSSSKKGAKIVLISWVILVAILSMIASPAKDFAVNVSGSDLPDSAESVQAEKLLQNYFPGEEGMPALLVFNNEVGLTGDNLGQVANVSSYFRTEEKPEHVKEVIPFDELPPPARQGFVSDDKTTLVLPVILKDNLEMSEINDTVTLLEERSADMLTDDVSLKITGPAGIASDTIAIFASADLVLLFSTVALILVLLIIIYRSPLLAIIPLIVAGLVHQVVDRVLGLVGKQGWFAIETQSLSIMMILLFAALTDYALFIFSRFREELKKTNDKYAAMQEAMKHVGEPIFFSGATVLVAMLVLLATDYKPYENFAPVFSIAMAIILVAGLTLIPALFALFGRRAFWPFVPKVGDEVIKTTSFWNRVAGFVGKRPVISSGVIAAMLLIFSLNMFNLDFSFNMIKSFPEDMGSRQGFELLEEKYSKGELAPTNVVIASEDGEAIDVEKVAALRNELAGHPGVAAVTPEEINPRMPTVVSGSGEAVKLQLKFENSPYDQESLDQLVELRNSKTEVLKASGFSPDTTELVFAGETAHQADVREMNKNDTWLAVILITIFITVMLAMQTRSLIAPIYMILTILLSYSAAMGLSTFIFDKVMGIEQISYRIPLYTFVFLVALGVDYNIMLISRIKEEAMRMPIKEAVYQGLSMTGGVISSAGLILAATFGVLMTQPIMELYLFGFTVSVGILMDTFLVRGILVPAIVQLTGKWNFWPSKTVQDKKEKPQTV; encoded by the coding sequence ATGAAGAATGCGCTCAATGCCGTCACATTCTTTTCCAGCAGTAAAAAGGGTGCCAAAATTGTCCTGATCTCATGGGTTATTCTTGTCGCCATACTCAGTATGATTGCGTCTCCAGCAAAGGACTTCGCCGTAAATGTCAGTGGGAGCGATCTGCCGGATAGTGCCGAGTCCGTCCAGGCGGAAAAATTGCTGCAAAACTATTTCCCGGGTGAAGAGGGGATGCCAGCACTCCTTGTATTCAACAACGAGGTTGGGTTGACAGGGGACAACCTTGGACAGGTTGCAAATGTCTCCTCCTATTTTCGTACCGAAGAAAAACCCGAACATGTAAAAGAAGTCATCCCGTTTGATGAGCTCCCGCCGCCCGCGCGCCAGGGCTTTGTTTCCGATGATAAAACGACGCTTGTTTTGCCGGTGATCTTAAAGGACAACCTTGAGATGTCCGAAATCAACGATACCGTAACGCTTTTAGAAGAGCGATCTGCTGATATGCTTACTGATGATGTCTCCTTGAAAATTACCGGTCCGGCCGGCATTGCCTCTGATACGATTGCGATTTTTGCAAGTGCTGACCTGGTGCTGTTGTTTTCAACCGTAGCCTTGATTTTGGTGCTGTTAATCATCATCTATCGTTCACCCCTGCTTGCTATTATCCCGCTCATCGTAGCAGGTCTTGTCCATCAGGTTGTTGACCGTGTGCTCGGCCTGGTCGGCAAACAAGGATGGTTTGCGATTGAAACACAGTCGCTTTCCATCATGATGATTCTCTTATTCGCCGCCCTGACGGATTACGCGCTGTTCATCTTTTCCCGTTTCCGTGAAGAGCTTAAGAAAACAAATGATAAGTATGCGGCCATGCAGGAAGCGATGAAACATGTAGGCGAACCTATTTTTTTCAGCGGGGCCACCGTTCTTGTTGCGATGCTTGTACTGCTTGCGACCGACTACAAGCCGTATGAAAATTTTGCGCCTGTCTTTTCCATCGCGATGGCGATTATCCTGGTGGCAGGCCTGACACTTATTCCGGCATTGTTCGCCCTATTCGGCCGCCGTGCGTTCTGGCCGTTCGTTCCAAAAGTCGGAGATGAAGTGATCAAGACGACTAGCTTTTGGAACCGTGTTGCCGGTTTTGTCGGTAAAAGGCCTGTCATTTCCAGCGGAGTCATCGCAGCAATGCTGCTTATTTTCTCCCTGAATATGTTTAATCTCGATTTCTCATTCAATATGATCAAGTCCTTTCCTGAGGACATGGGGTCACGCCAAGGTTTTGAATTGCTTGAAGAAAAATATTCAAAAGGGGAACTGGCGCCGACGAATGTCGTCATTGCATCTGAAGACGGAGAAGCAATCGATGTGGAGAAAGTGGCGGCACTCCGAAATGAGTTGGCTGGACACCCGGGGGTGGCTGCCGTCACACCGGAAGAAATCAACCCCCGAATGCCGACTGTCGTGTCGGGAAGCGGTGAAGCTGTTAAACTTCAGCTGAAATTCGAAAACAGCCCATATGACCAGGAGTCACTCGACCAGCTGGTTGAACTTCGAAATAGCAAAACAGAAGTCTTGAAGGCGAGCGGTTTTTCGCCAGATACAACAGAACTCGTATTCGCAGGGGAAACCGCCCACCAGGCTGATGTGCGTGAGATGAATAAAAACGATACGTGGCTGGCCGTCATACTCATCACGATCTTCATCACGGTTATGCTGGCTATGCAAACCAGGTCGCTCATCGCCCCGATTTATATGATCCTGACCATTCTGCTTTCATACAGTGCAGCAATGGGATTGAGCACCTTCATTTTCGACAAAGTGATGGGGATCGAACAGATCAGTTACCGGATTCCGCTGTATACATTCGTCTTCCTTGTCGCTCTGGGCGTCGACTACAACATCATGCTCATTTCACGGATCAAGGAAGAAGCCATGCGCATGCCGATTAAAGAGGCTGTCTATCAGGGGCTGTCCATGACAGGAGGCGTCATTTCGTCCGCCGGCTTGATTCTTGCGGCGACGTTCGGTGTACTCATGACCCAGCCGATTATGGAACTGTATTTGTTTGGTTTCACTGTGAGTGTCGGCATTTTGATGGATACGTTTCTGGTCAGAGGCATTCTTGTTCCGGCAATTGTTCAGTTGACCGGAAAGTGGAATTTCTGGCCGTCGAAAACCGTTCAGGATAAAAAAGAAAAGCCGCAAACTGTATAA